A single region of the Oncorhynchus kisutch isolate 150728-3 linkage group LG30, Okis_V2, whole genome shotgun sequence genome encodes:
- the LOC109875435 gene encoding myocilin, with protein sequence MWLQVALGLSYLVLSSQSQDRASLRRSNDHTGRCQYTFTVDNPAEASCSGTSGGPDMEVVKSRLTLLEALVSRLLGGKGAGGEGPGGGGDKTIQEAYSQAMRDKSQLQGDKEQLNRQVQGLQRRVDELSAAAETLRQRPCHQHQAAGAGLPLHELNQRPASDSLYQEMKAEVTEVPASRLIQDAGKNHTGCGELVSVGEPVLHRKADSITGKYGVWLQDPEPMASPYGNKTVWRIDTVGTDVRQLFAYEDMEQFAKGFPMKVMVLPEPVESTGATLYRGSLYYQRRRSRTLLRYDLAYESLAARLDLPHAGFHGQHPYSWGGYTDIDLAVDEQGLWAIYSTSKAKGAIVVSQLDPESLEVKRSWETNIRKNTVANSFMICGRLYTVASYTAPDTTVNHVFDTATSQGRGMAVPFKNHYRYNSMVDYNHAQRKLYAWDNFHMITYDVSLGRPSRSSQ encoded by the exons ATGTGGCTCCAGGTAGCCTTGGGTCTGTCCTACCTGGTTCTGAGCTCCCAGAGCCAGGACAGAGCCTCCCTGAGACGCTCCAATGACCACACGGGGCGCTGTCAGTACACCTTCACCGTGGACAACCCTGCCGAGGCAAGCTGCTCCGGGACCAGCGGAGGACCAGATATGGAGGTGGTGAAATCTCGTCTCACCCTGCTAGAGGCCCTGGTCAGCAGGCTGCTGGGGGGCaagggagcagggggagagggtCCAGGGGGTGGGGGAGACAAGACCATCCAGGAAGCGTACTCCCAGGCCATGAGAGATAAGAGCCAGCTGCAGGGGGACAAGGAGCAGCTGAACAGGCAGGTGCAGGGGCTCCAGAGGAGGGTGGACGAACTGAGTGCGGCGGCTGAGACACTACGACAGAGACCATGCCACCAGCACCAAGCCGCTGGAGCAGGACTCCCACTTCACGAGCTCAACCAGAGACCAGCCAGCG acTCTCTCTATCAGGAGATGAAGGCAGAGGTGACTGAGGTCCCAGCATCACGTCTCATTCAAGACGCTGGAAAGAACCACACAG gctgTGGTGAGCTGGTGTCTGTGGGAGAGCCCGTCCTGCACCGAAAGGCTGACAGCATCACAGGGAAGTACGGGGTGTGGCTGCAGGACCCTGAGCCCATGGCCTCTCCATACGGAAACAAGACGGTGTGGCGCATCGACACAGTGGGCACGGACGTCCGCCAGCTGTTCGCCTATGAGGACATGGAGCAGTTTGCCAAGGGCTTCCCCATGAAGGTTATGGTGCTGCCTGAGCCCGTGGAGAGCACAGGGGCCACCCTGTACCGTGGTTCCCTCTACTACCAGCGCCGACGCAGCCGCACCCTGCTCCGCTACGACCTTGCCTACGAGAGCCTGGCGGCACGCCTGGACCTCCCCCACGCTGGCTTCCACGGCCAGCACCCCTACTCCTGGGGTGGCTACACAGACATCGACCTGGCGGTGGACGAGCAGGGCCTGTGGGCCATCTACAGCACCAGCAAGGCCAAGGGAGCCATCGTGGTGTCCCAGCTGGACCCTGAGAGCCTGGAGGTGAAGAGGAGCTGGGAGACCAACATCAGGAAGAACACAGTGGCTAACTCCTTCATGATTTGCGGTCGGCTCTACACGGTGGCCAGCTACACGGCCCCAGACACCACCGTAAACCATGTGTTCGACACGGCCACCAGCCAGGGCAGAGGCATGGCGGTGCCCTTTAAGAACCACTACCGCTACAACAGCATGGTGGACTACAACCATGCCCAGAGGAAGCTCTATGCCTGGGACAACTTCCACATGATCACCTACGACGTCAGCTTGGGGAGACCCAGCAGAAGCAGCCAATAA